GACCGAAGATGCCGGCCATCGAGGTGAAGCGGTCAAGACGGACCAGGCCTTCGCGGGCCAGGAAGGACGTTTCGAAGAAGCGGCTCTGTTCGACGAGAAAGTCCGCTTTCGCGTTGATGACTTCAGCCAACGCGCGCACTGCGAGCGGCAGTTTGTCGGCGAGGAAATCTTCGAGGCTGGCGGCGCTGGCGGCCAGATTTTTCAGGTTGAGGCGAACCAGCGTGTGGCTGCCGCCGCCGATTAAGAGCGTATTGTAGCAACTGGCGACGCCATAGTCGGGATCGACCTCTTTACTTAAGGCCTCGTGATTGACGAAATAAGGTTTGCCGACCGTCAATGCGGTATCGAGCGCCAGGAGGGCGAATTCGTCGGGCGTTTCGCTGCTGTATTTCAGCGAGAGGTTAGGAACCGCCTGTTTTAATTCTTTTTCCAGACGCAGCAGTGTCCGGCCGATCAGCGTATCGCGCGGCCCGATGTTCATATGCACAAACGCGTCGGGCAAGGTGCGGTCAATCTGCACCAGAAAAAGGCGCAGCAGTTTATCCAGCTCATTAGTCGAGACACTGGCAGCAAAAGGTTCAAGCAGTTCGTCGACCTGCCCGAGGTAAACCGGATAACTGGTGATCGACGGGACGTAGCGGTAGAGAATCAAGAGCGCGTTGACCGCCTCATAGAGGTCGGTTGGCGGTTGGATTGCGAGATATTCGCTGCCCTGCTTCAGATAACGGGCGTAATCCGGCAGAATGTAGCGCGGCCGGTAAGGGGCGTGGCCTTCAAAAATGTCGCACAGGACGCCGTCGGCTAAAAGCTTGCTGGCCGTAGCGCTGATCGCCGGATACGGCAGCGAACATTCGGCGGCGTAGGCCAACTGGTTGCGTTTTTCATGATATTCCAAGCGGTTGCTCTGAATTAAATTAAGAATGTTGTCCATGTATGTCACCTCGCTCTGCGATCG
The nucleotide sequence above comes from Azotosporobacter soli. Encoded proteins:
- a CDS encoding YjjI family glycine radical enzyme produces the protein MDNILNLIQSNRLEYHEKRNQLAYAAECSLPYPAISATASKLLADGVLCDIFEGHAPYRPRYILPDYARYLKQGSEYLAIQPPTDLYEAVNALLILYRYVPSITSYPVYLGQVDELLEPFAASVSTNELDKLLRLFLVQIDRTLPDAFVHMNIGPRDTLIGRTLLRLEKELKQAVPNLSLKYSSETPDEFALLALDTALTVGKPYFVNHEALSKEVDPDYGVASCYNTLLIGGGSHTLVRLNLKNLAASAASLEDFLADKLPLAVRALAEVINAKADFLVEQSRFFETSFLAREGLVRLDRFTSMAGIFGLYECVAQLSDGQRLGSDDRALELAETILSATRRLLKEQPASYCAGSGDALAFHAQSGIDSDQDVTAGVRIRIGEEPDLIEQLRTAARLQPFFDAGASDIYLFDQTAQANLSGLLPLVKGALREGVRIMALNRQDGELVRITGYLVKRCDIEKYFQGQPLREDTVKLGAESVANNRILERRVRKL